One window of Helicobacter winghamensis ATCC BAA-430 genomic DNA carries:
- the hemH gene encoding ferrochelatase: MQRVELGQELESEILDSNFLESKAVVLLNMGGPNSLFEVKTFLKNMFNDPYILPIKSPFLRAMVGGFIVNKRLEEAQSNYQKIGGKSPLVGHTFALCEALKALESGHYFTYAMRYTPPFADVVAQDLKGRRVKEVVLFSMYPHFSYTTTASSMEDILIAFKACGFAPKVVQVERYYKDRAYNLAVLERIKEALSGEDSRGFHLVFSAHSLPQKNIENGDPYQKEILENVEILESLFKEFGLEFASIQVAYQSKIGPLKWLEPNLKDYLTKYRGKKLLIYPISFTMDNSETDFELSIQYREIAHKNGILDYRVVKCLNANADFAKCILNIVKEIEDGK, from the coding sequence ATGCAAAGAGTGGAATTAGGGCAAGAGTTGGAATCGGAAATTTTGGATTCCAACTTTTTAGAATCTAAAGCTGTTGTGCTTTTAAATATGGGGGGTCCAAACTCTCTTTTTGAAGTAAAAACTTTTTTGAAAAATATGTTTAATGACCCTTATATTTTACCGATTAAAAGTCCATTTTTGCGTGCAATGGTGGGTGGGTTTATCGTAAATAAACGCTTAGAAGAAGCACAGAGTAATTACCAAAAAATTGGCGGAAAGTCGCCATTAGTTGGGCACACTTTCGCGCTGTGTGAAGCCCTAAAAGCGCTAGAATCAGGACATTACTTTACCTATGCTATGCGCTATACTCCGCCTTTTGCTGATGTGGTGGCACAGGATTTAAAAGGGCGTCGAGTTAAAGAAGTGGTGCTTTTTAGTATGTATCCGCATTTTAGTTATACCACAACAGCATCGTCAATGGAAGATATTTTAATAGCGTTTAAGGCGTGTGGTTTTGCTCCAAAAGTGGTGCAAGTGGAGCGTTATTATAAGGATAGGGCGTATAATTTAGCGGTTTTAGAGCGCATTAAAGAAGCCTTAAGCGGTGAAGATTCTAGAGGGTTTCATCTAGTGTTTTCAGCACATTCTTTGCCGCAAAAAAATATAGAAAATGGCGATCCTTATCAAAAAGAGATTTTAGAAAATGTAGAAATTTTAGAATCACTTTTTAAAGAATTTGGGTTAGAGTTTGCAAGCATACAGGTAGCATATCAATCTAAAATTGGACCGCTTAAGTGGCTAGAGCCAAATTTAAAAGATTATTTGACGAAGTATAGGGGCAAGAAACTGCTAATTTACCCTATTTCTTTTACAATGGATAATTCTGAAACAGATTTTGAACTTTCTATACAATACAGGGAAATTGCACACAAAAATGGAATTTTGGATTATCGTGTAGTAAAATGTTTAAATGCAAATGCAGATTTTGCAAAATGCATTTTAAATATAGTTAAGGAGATAGAAGATGGGAAATAA
- a CDS encoding alkylphosphonate utilization protein yields the protein MVKDANGVELNAGDSVSVIKDLKVKGASATLKRGTTIKNIRLTGKDTEIEARVDKFGTIILKTEFLKKV from the coding sequence ATGGTAAAAGATGCAAATGGAGTAGAGTTAAACGCCGGAGATAGTGTAAGTGTGATTAAAGATTTAAAGGTTAAGGGGGCAAGTGCGACTTTAAAGCGTGGCACAACGATTAAAAATATCCGCCTAACAGGAAAGGATACAGAGATTGAAGCTAGGGTAGATAAATTTGGCACAATTATTTTGAAAACAGAATTTTTGAAAAAGGTGTAA
- the gap gene encoding type I glyceraldehyde-3-phosphate dehydrogenase, whose translation MQKIKIFINGFGRIGRSIARVALCEMQDCIEIVGVNDLASPEILSYLLTHDSVHQCSKITQSFDEKNFIFDGYKIPFFQYKTPKEIEICGADVVIEASGLFLTQGEVESHLQKGAKRVIFSAPAKDDTKTFVLGVNHTEYRGEKIISNASCTTNALAPVVMLLDEHFGVEKGILTTIHSYTNDQNLIDAAHHKGDFRRSRAAAINMIPTTTGVAKALHLVLPQMKGKLHGHSVRVPVPDVSMVDLNINLRKNATKEEINAVFCEAAEGKLKGILGVDREYGVSQDFLNCPLSGVVALDLTFVLENNMAKVMTWYDNEWGYSHRILEMALYVCKERTRKESEKNS comes from the coding sequence ATGCAAAAAATTAAGATTTTTATTAATGGTTTTGGGAGAATTGGGCGTTCTATTGCTCGTGTGGCGTTATGTGAAATGCAAGATTGCATTGAAATTGTAGGGGTTAATGACTTGGCAAGCCCTGAGATTTTAAGCTATCTTTTAACACATGATTCTGTGCATCAATGTAGCAAAATTACACAAAGTTTTGATGAAAAGAATTTTATTTTTGATGGTTATAAGATTCCGTTTTTTCAGTATAAAACACCTAAAGAAATTGAGATTTGCGGGGCTGATGTAGTGATTGAAGCAAGTGGGTTGTTTCTAACGCAAGGTGAAGTGGAATCGCATTTGCAAAAAGGCGCAAAACGCGTGATTTTTTCTGCTCCAGCAAAAGATGATACAAAAACCTTTGTGCTGGGCGTTAATCATACAGAATATAGGGGTGAAAAAATCATTTCAAATGCAAGTTGCACAACTAATGCGTTAGCACCAGTGGTTATGCTGCTTGATGAACATTTTGGCGTGGAAAAGGGAATTTTAACCACAATCCATAGTTACACAAATGACCAAAATTTAATAGATGCTGCCCATCATAAAGGAGATTTTCGTCGCTCTAGGGCAGCGGCAATTAATATGATTCCAACAACAACAGGAGTGGCAAAGGCGTTGCATTTAGTGTTGCCACAGATGAAAGGCAAATTACATGGGCATAGTGTGCGTGTGCCTGTGCCTGATGTTTCAATGGTGGATTTAAATATAAATCTTAGAAAGAATGCCACAAAAGAAGAAATTAACGCTGTGTTTTGTGAGGCAGCAGAAGGAAAACTCAAAGGAATTTTAGGCGTAGATAGAGAATATGGAGTTTCACAAGACTTTCTAAACTGTCCTTTAAGTGGAGTTGTAGCGCTTGATTTAACCTTTGTTTTGGAGAATAATATGGCAAAGGTTATGACTTGGTATGACAATGAGTGGGGGTATTCACATAGGATTTTGGAAATGGCGCTTTATGTTTGCAAAGAGAGAACAAGGAAAGAAAGTGAAAAAAATAGTTAA
- a CDS encoding HAD family hydrolase — MKDCIILFDLDGTLIDSTEAVYEGFCEAFKHFKKAIPTFESVKSQIGHTLDTMFHTLGVQENEIPQFISAYKEHYRQICNAKTTLLPNAKEAILESHSFAQLGVVTTKTGQYSKMLLEHMGVGNYFTCIIGRENVVNAKPSAEPILKALESFSPLNKDKIYMIGDTPLDIQAAKNARVRSIAVTTGYASLEVLKQHTTQIKNNALEAVLAIKQTLNA; from the coding sequence ATGAAAGATTGCATTATTCTTTTTGATTTAGACGGAACACTTATTGACTCCACAGAAGCCGTGTATGAAGGATTTTGTGAAGCATTTAAGCATTTTAAAAAAGCGATTCCAACTTTTGAGTCTGTAAAGTCCCAAATCGGACATACGCTAGATACAATGTTTCACACACTTGGCGTTCAAGAAAATGAAATTCCACAATTTATTAGTGCTTATAAAGAGCATTATCGCCAAATTTGTAACGCTAAAACTACGCTTTTACCAAACGCTAAGGAAGCGATTTTAGAATCCCATAGTTTCGCACAACTTGGAGTAGTTACCACAAAAACTGGGCAATATTCCAAAATGCTTTTAGAACATATGGGAGTAGGCAATTACTTCACTTGCATTATCGGTCGTGAAAATGTGGTAAATGCAAAGCCTAGTGCAGAGCCTATTTTAAAGGCTTTAGAATCCTTTTCTCCCTTGAACAAAGATAAAATTTATATGATAGGCGACACGCCCTTAGATATTCAAGCCGCAAAAAATGCTAGAGTGCGCAGCATTGCTGTTACAACAGGTTATGCAAGCCTAGAGGTTTTAAAGCAACACACAACGCAGATCAAAAACAATGCACTAGAAGCAGTGCTTGCCATAAAACAAACTTTAAACGCATAA
- a CDS encoding Bax inhibitor-1/YccA family protein, which produces MSLYDRKPMNSNYGYNAEQSTFAQGDVALINFVKQTYQLFAGSLLAASVGAYVGITAFGSVVAQYYIGFVILEFALLFGLMFAKSKPGLNLLMLFAFTFVTGLTLTPILSRVLGMPGGANIVAQAFLLTTAIFGVMSIFALRTKKDLASMGKMLFIALIVVVVGSLINLFLGSPILQVIIAGVGAILFSIFIAYDTQNIVRGLYDSPVMAAVSLYLDFLNLFISLLQILGIFNSKE; this is translated from the coding sequence ATGTCTTTATATGATAGAAAACCTATGAATAGCAACTATGGTTATAATGCGGAGCAAAGCACTTTTGCTCAAGGTGATGTTGCGTTAATTAACTTTGTAAAGCAAACTTATCAGCTCTTTGCAGGCTCACTTTTAGCGGCTTCTGTGGGAGCTTATGTGGGAATTACAGCATTTGGAAGCGTGGTGGCGCAATACTACATCGGCTTTGTGATTTTAGAATTTGCCTTGCTTTTTGGACTAATGTTTGCCAAATCAAAACCGGGATTAAATCTTTTAATGCTTTTTGCCTTTACTTTTGTTACTGGCTTAACACTTACTCCAATTTTAAGTAGAGTGCTAGGGATGCCTGGTGGAGCAAATATCGTAGCGCAAGCTTTCTTGCTAACAACAGCAATTTTTGGTGTGATGAGTATTTTTGCACTTCGCACTAAGAAAGATTTAGCAAGTATGGGGAAAATGCTCTTTATCGCACTAATTGTTGTAGTTGTTGGCTCATTAATCAATCTTTTCTTGGGAAGCCCGATTTTACAAGTGATTATTGCAGGCGTTGGAGCAATTTTATTTAGCATTTTTATTGCCTATGATACGCAAAATATCGTGCGTGGCTTGTATGATAGCCCTGTAATGGCAGCTGTTAGCCTATATCTTGATTTCTTAAATCTTTTTATTTCCTTGCTACAAATTCTTGGAATCTTTAATTCAAAGGAATAA
- the rplC gene encoding 50S ribosomal protein L3 — MEFLVEKIGMSRTIGKPSIPVTLLKVKTAKVCEVLEGGKALVAYHQGKSTNKSIAGQQKKYNLDKEYNRFATLEVNNTEVGDLDFSSLENAKRAKVSFNTKGRGFSGVMKRWNFQGGPAAHGSRFHRAPGSIGNREWPGRVQPGKKMAGHYGNEKVTVQNEIVSFDKEHGVLVLKGSVPGFNGAFGKLKIVG; from the coding sequence ATGGAATTTTTAGTAGAAAAAATCGGAATGAGCCGAACAATTGGCAAGCCGAGTATTCCTGTGACTTTACTAAAGGTAAAAACCGCAAAAGTATGTGAAGTGTTAGAGGGTGGTAAGGCTTTAGTGGCATATCATCAAGGTAAAAGCACAAATAAATCTATTGCAGGACAGCAAAAAAAATACAATCTTGATAAAGAGTATAATAGATTTGCTACACTTGAAGTGAATAATACAGAAGTTGGAGATTTAGACTTCTCTTCTTTGGAGAATGCAAAAAGAGCGAAAGTTTCTTTTAATACAAAAGGTCGTGGCTTTAGTGGTGTTATGAAGCGTTGGAATTTTCAAGGTGGTCCAGCAGCACATGGGAGTAGATTCCACAGAGCACCTGGCTCTATTGGAAATCGTGAGTGGCCAGGTCGCGTTCAGCCAGGTAAAAAAATGGCAGGACATTATGGTAATGAAAAAGTTACTGTTCAAAATGAGATTGTTTCTTTTGATAAAGAGCATGGTGTATTGGTTTTGAAAGGTTCTGTTCCTGGTTTTAATGGCGCATTTGGCAAGTTGAAAATCGTAGGTTAA
- the rplD gene encoding 50S ribosomal protein L4, with translation MSAAIILDKNLKKSGEAQLPESYKDINSHNLYLYIKSFLASMRANNAIAKTRGRVSGGGKKPWNQKGGGRARAGSITSPVFVGGGVAHGPSNNKNYNLKVNKKQKRLALQYALMEKANNGSLFIVDKIQVESGKTKDAYMMFKALNQRNTLFVSELFDEKTFLAFRNIKDCYLIDGVELNAYLVATFRSVVIEKSLFESITKED, from the coding sequence ATGAGTGCAGCAATTATTTTAGATAAAAATTTAAAAAAATCTGGTGAAGCACAATTGCCAGAAAGCTATAAAGATATCAATTCACACAATCTCTATCTTTATATTAAATCATTTTTGGCTTCAATGCGTGCAAATAATGCTATAGCAAAAACACGCGGTAGAGTTAGCGGCGGTGGTAAAAAGCCTTGGAATCAAAAGGGTGGCGGTAGAGCAAGAGCAGGAAGTATCACTTCTCCTGTGTTTGTAGGTGGTGGTGTTGCGCATGGTCCTAGCAATAACAAAAACTACAATCTAAAGGTGAACAAGAAGCAAAAAAGACTTGCCTTGCAATATGCTTTAATGGAAAAAGCAAATAATGGCAGTTTGTTTATCGTGGATAAAATTCAAGTAGAAAGTGGCAAAACAAAAGATGCTTATATGATGTTTAAGGCATTAAATCAAAGAAATACTTTATTTGTTTCTGAGCTTTTTGATGAGAAAACATTTCTAGCTTTTAGAAATATTAAAGACTGCTATTTAATTGACGGCGTTGAGTTAAATGCTTACTTGGTGGCAACTTTTAGATCTGTGGTGATTGAAAAATCGCTTTTTGAATCTATCACTAAAGAGGATTAA
- the rpsJ gene encoding 30S ribosomal protein S10: protein MEKIRLKLKAYDHRVLDRSVVSIVEAVKRTGAEIRGPIPLPTKKRRYTVLKSPHINKDSREQFEIRVHTRIIDIVSATPETVDGLTKLDMAPEVDVEVRSMGK, encoded by the coding sequence ATGGAAAAAATTAGACTTAAGTTAAAAGCGTATGATCATCGTGTTCTTGATCGTTCAGTTGTTTCAATTGTTGAAGCCGTGAAAAGAACTGGTGCAGAGATTCGTGGTCCTATCCCACTTCCAACAAAAAAGAGACGATACACAGTCTTAAAATCTCCTCATATCAATAAGGATTCAAGAGAGCAATTTGAAATTAGAGTGCATACAAGAATCATTGATATTGTCTCAGCAACTCCTGAAACAGTGGATGGCTTGACAAAATTAGATATGGCTCCTGAAGTGGATGTAGAAGTCCGCTCAATGGGTAAATAA
- a CDS encoding 50S ribosomal protein L23: MASITDIKSIMYTEKSLKLQEQSVLVVQTSPKLSKTQLKEVFKEYFGVTPLSINSLRQEGKVKRFRGVIGKRNDFKKFYVKLPEGAKIESLAV; this comes from the coding sequence ATGGCAAGTATTACAGATATTAAATCTATTATGTATACAGAGAAGTCTTTGAAACTTCAAGAGCAAAGTGTGCTTGTGGTGCAAACTTCTCCGAAATTAAGCAAAACACAGCTTAAGGAAGTGTTTAAGGAGTATTTTGGTGTAACGCCATTGTCCATTAATTCTTTAAGACAAGAAGGGAAAGTTAAGAGATTCCGCGGTGTTATTGGTAAAAGAAATGACTTCAAGAAGTTTTATGTGAAGCTTCCAGAAGGCGCAAAAATTGAATCACTAGCGGTATAA
- the rpsS gene encoding 30S ribosomal protein S19 encodes MARSIKKGPFVDEHLMKKVIKAKETKDNKPIKTWSRRSTVIPDMIGLTFNVHNGRAFVPVYVTENHVGYKLGEFAPTRTFKGHKGSVQKKIGK; translated from the coding sequence ATGGCTAGATCAATAAAAAAAGGTCCTTTTGTCGATGAACATTTGATGAAAAAAGTCATTAAGGCAAAAGAAACAAAAGACAATAAACCCATTAAAACATGGTCGCGTAGAAGCACGGTTATTCCTGATATGATCGGTTTAACTTTCAATGTGCATAATGGCAGAGCTTTCGTTCCTGTATATGTAACAGAAAATCATGTTGGCTACAAACTAGGCGAATTTGCACCTACAAGAACTTTCAAAGGACACAAAGGTAGTGTCCAAAAGAAAATAGGCAAGTAA
- the rplV gene encoding 50S ribosomal protein L22 gives MSKALLRYIRLSPTKARLIAREVQGMNAELAIASLEFMPNKAARIISKVIASAVANGGYEAENVIVSSCRVDAGPVLRRFTPRARGRATPVRKPTSHILVEVSQQSKDK, from the coding sequence ATGAGTAAAGCATTATTAAGATATATCCGATTATCTCCAACTAAAGCTAGATTAATTGCTAGGGAAGTGCAGGGTATGAATGCAGAGTTAGCAATTGCATCCTTGGAGTTTATGCCAAATAAAGCAGCAAGAATTATCTCAAAAGTTATTGCTTCAGCGGTTGCGAACGGCGGTTATGAGGCTGAAAATGTTATCGTTTCTTCTTGTAGGGTGGATGCTGGTCCTGTGCTTAGACGCTTTACGCCAAGAGCAAGAGGTAGAGCAACTCCAGTTAGAAAACCAACTTCACATATTCTTGTGGAAGTATCACAACAAAGTAAGGATAAGTAA
- a CDS encoding thioredoxin fold domain-containing protein encodes MLRVCLMVVMLFVLYGCQDEVDTEVVTSGTNYTKKQQKEMESIDINSYREVADVFKETDVIKSGGKPYFVVFGANGCVYCDRLKNLIKENVDIKEFLKTNYASYYININYSKLHFVEFLDKSVQTSDLVKLYKISPTPTLVFLSAQGKELFVYPGYMPKKRLQKALEFFKNPALENMEPKSIKQSFQEFLNS; translated from the coding sequence ATGTTGAGAGTGTGTTTGATGGTTGTAATGCTATTTGTTCTGTATGGTTGCCAAGATGAAGTAGATACAGAGGTGGTAACAAGCGGCACAAATTACACAAAAAAGCAACAAAAAGAAATGGAAAGTATTGATATTAATTCTTATAGAGAAGTTGCCGATGTATTTAAGGAAACAGATGTAATTAAAAGCGGTGGAAAGCCTTATTTTGTAGTTTTTGGAGCAAATGGTTGTGTATATTGTGATCGATTAAAGAATCTTATTAAAGAAAATGTAGATATCAAAGAGTTTTTAAAAACAAATTACGCATCATATTATATTAATATTAATTATTCTAAGTTACATTTTGTAGAGTTTTTAGATAAAAGTGTGCAAACTTCAGATTTAGTAAAATTATACAAAATTTCTCCTACGCCAACACTTGTCTTTTTAAGTGCACAAGGCAAAGAATTGTTTGTGTATCCGGGTTATATGCCAAAAAAAAGACTTCAAAAAGCTTTAGAGTTTTTTAAAAATCCAGCATTAGAAAATATGGAACCTAAGAGTATCAAACAATCTTTTCAAGAATTTTTAAATTCTTAA
- a CDS encoding M99 family carboxypeptidase catalytic domain-containing protein, translated as MKKIVKKIILCLFFASIALGQESNERIQESNEGIVVSAKNSKQNAPFSFYALKGKEDGATLLVIGGIHGDEPGGYFAPALLVDNYTIKKGNVLVVPNLNPDSIMAFRRGIYKDMNRKFAKIAKNDPDFENVERIKDIIKDSKVDFVINLHDGHGFYREKWENSIFNPRAWGQTYVIDQKTLDNVPFGNLDSIAKEIETRLNQTLHYDFHTFGVRNTETKFKDEEQQNSLTFFAITRLKPALAIETSKNIKELPLKTLYQLSSIEVLMGILGIEFERNFTLDLKNVGKKIGEFGSVKINENITFDLNNVKPYLNFVPLLADKNRFVFTHPIGGVKRVKDGFDLYIGHKKITHLKADIFPMQCKLESLKVELDGKEVVAKIGEILEFRENFLVREQEGLRVNVIGYSKKGVGNEHNLRLSQNMIDKNYALDRQGKAFRVELYEGENFCGMLNLCVKE; from the coding sequence GTGAAAAAAATAGTTAAAAAAATTATATTGTGTTTATTTTTTGCAAGCATTGCTTTGGGACAAGAGAGCAATGAAAGGATTCAAGAAAGCAATGAGGGAATTGTAGTGAGTGCGAAAAATTCTAAGCAAAACGCACCTTTTAGCTTTTACGCCCTAAAAGGCAAGGAAGATGGAGCTACATTGCTTGTAATAGGTGGAATCCACGGAGATGAACCGGGGGGGTATTTTGCTCCAGCGCTTTTGGTAGATAATTACACTATAAAAAAGGGCAATGTGCTAGTTGTGCCAAATTTAAATCCCGATAGCATAATGGCTTTTAGACGCGGGATTTATAAGGATATGAATCGTAAGTTTGCAAAAATTGCTAAAAATGATCCAGATTTTGAAAATGTAGAGCGTATTAAAGATATTATTAAGGATTCCAAAGTAGATTTTGTGATTAATTTGCACGATGGACACGGCTTTTATAGAGAGAAGTGGGAAAATTCTATTTTTAACCCTAGGGCGTGGGGACAAACTTATGTGATAGATCAAAAAACGCTAGATAATGTGCCTTTTGGGAATTTGGATTCCATTGCAAAAGAGATTGAAACGCGTTTGAATCAAACTTTGCATTATGATTTTCATACCTTTGGCGTGCGCAACACCGAAACAAAGTTTAAAGATGAAGAGCAACAAAATTCTTTGACATTTTTTGCTATTACACGCTTAAAACCTGCATTGGCGATTGAGACAAGCAAAAATATTAAAGAATTACCTCTAAAAACGCTCTATCAATTAAGCTCCATTGAAGTATTAATGGGGATTTTGGGGATTGAGTTTGAGCGCAACTTCACGCTAGATTTAAAAAATGTGGGGAAAAAGATAGGTGAGTTTGGAAGTGTTAAAATCAATGAAAATATTACTTTTGACTTGAATAATGTGAAGCCATATCTGAATTTTGTGCCACTGCTTGCAGATAAGAATCGTTTTGTTTTTACGCATCCTATTGGTGGGGTTAAAAGAGTAAAAGATGGTTTTGATCTTTATATTGGGCATAAGAAAATCACGCATTTAAAGGCAGATATTTTTCCTATGCAATGTAAGTTAGAATCGCTAAAAGTAGAGCTAGATGGCAAGGAAGTTGTAGCAAAGATTGGGGAGATTTTAGAGTTTAGAGAGAATTTTTTGGTGCGTGAGCAAGAAGGATTGCGTGTGAATGTAATTGGTTACTCTAAAAAGGGTGTTGGAAATGAGCATAATTTAAGACTTAGTCAAAATATGATTGATAAAAATTACGCACTAGATAGGCAAGGTAAGGCATTTCGTGTGGAATTGTATGAGGGGGAAAATTTTTGTGGAATGTTAAATTTATGTGTTAAGGAATAA
- the rplB gene encoding 50S ribosomal protein L2, which yields MAIKTYKPYTPSRRFMSNLSSENITAKASVRKLLVKLPVHAGRNNNGRITSRHKEGGAKKLYRIIDFKRNKFNVEGKVSAIEYDPYRNCRIALITYADGDKRYIIQPSGLGVGDKVIAAEGGLDIRLGYAMKLKNIPIGTVIHNIEMYPGRGGQLARSAGASAQLMGREGKYSILRMPSGEMRYILGECMATIGTVGNEDFANISIGKAGRNRHLGVRPQTRGSAMNPVDHPHGGGEGKTGSSGHPVSPWGMPAKGYKTRRKKASDKLIISRRKK from the coding sequence ATGGCAATTAAAACATATAAACCATACACTCCTAGTAGAAGATTTATGAGTAATCTTAGCTCAGAAAATATTACTGCTAAAGCAAGTGTAAGAAAATTATTGGTGAAGCTTCCAGTTCACGCAGGGCGTAATAATAATGGTAGAATCACAAGTCGCCATAAAGAAGGTGGAGCAAAAAAGCTCTATAGAATTATTGATTTTAAACGTAACAAGTTTAATGTTGAGGGTAAAGTGAGTGCGATTGAGTATGATCCATATAGAAATTGTAGAATTGCATTGATTACCTATGCAGATGGCGATAAGCGTTATATTATTCAACCAAGTGGATTGGGCGTTGGTGATAAAGTCATTGCAGCTGAAGGTGGATTAGATATTCGCTTAGGTTATGCAATGAAGCTTAAAAATATTCCGATTGGAACAGTGATTCATAATATTGAAATGTATCCTGGGCGTGGTGGGCAACTTGCAAGGAGCGCAGGGGCTAGCGCACAACTTATGGGTAGAGAAGGAAAATATTCAATTCTTAGAATGCCAAGTGGTGAAATGCGCTATATTTTAGGGGAATGTATGGCGACTATTGGAACAGTAGGAAATGAGGATTTTGCAAACATTTCTATTGGTAAGGCAGGTCGTAATCGTCATTTAGGTGTGCGCCCACAGACAAGAGGTTCTGCAATGAACCCAGTGGATCACCCACACGGCGGTGGCGAAGGTAAGACAGGTTCAAGTGGACATCCTGTTTCTCCGTGGGGTATGCCAGCTAAAGGTTATAAAACACGCAGAAAGAAAGCAAGCGATAAGCTAATTATTTCAAGAAGAAAAAAATAA
- the hypE gene encoding hydrogenase expression/formation protein HypE — protein MKHNLDSILLSHGSGGIESQNLITELFYPFLEGCVIGDGEDAGIVKMDSNICAISTDGYVVSPIFFAGGDIGKLSVCGSCNDVAMMGAKAKYLSASFMLEEGFKISDLSRIVESFSTTLKASGAKLVSADTKVLPKGSLDKIFITTTAIGEFLYPHLRLSAFTIPTDCAIIVSGNIGTHGAVIYSNREEINLNSTLQSDCALLYPILEPLFASGLNLYALRDATRGGIASVLNEWARASNIGITILDSNLPILPQVQGICELLGFEAYNLANEGMCVLSIAKNDAKKALELLHDNGAPNAAIIGYTTNKNPKRVVLETAFGAKRFLDYPSGELLPRIC, from the coding sequence ATGAAACATAATTTGGATTCCATATTACTAAGTCACGGAAGCGGTGGGATAGAATCGCAAAATCTTATTACAGAACTTTTTTACCCCTTTTTAGAAGGCTGTGTAATAGGTGATGGCGAAGATGCTGGAATCGTAAAAATGGATTCCAACATTTGTGCAATAAGCACCGATGGATATGTGGTATCCCCAATATTCTTTGCAGGTGGAGATATTGGCAAGCTTAGTGTGTGTGGAAGTTGCAATGATGTGGCAATGATGGGAGCAAAGGCGAAGTATTTGAGTGCTAGTTTTATGCTAGAAGAAGGCTTTAAGATTAGCGATTTATCTCGTATTGTGGAATCCTTTTCTACTACTTTAAAAGCAAGTGGTGCAAAACTTGTTTCAGCCGATACCAAAGTCCTTCCCAAAGGCTCTTTAGATAAGATTTTTATTACTACAACTGCCATAGGAGAGTTTTTATATCCGCATTTGCGCTTAAGTGCTTTTACAATTCCAACAGATTGTGCAATTATTGTTAGTGGAAACATTGGCACACACGGAGCTGTGATTTATTCCAATCGTGAAGAAATTAACCTAAATAGCACCTTACAAAGTGATTGCGCCTTGCTTTACCCCATTTTAGAACCGCTTTTTGCTTCAGGGCTTAATCTTTACGCACTAAGAGACGCTACACGCGGTGGAATTGCAAGTGTGCTTAATGAGTGGGCTAGAGCTTCAAATATTGGCATTACTATTTTGGATTCCAACTTGCCAATATTACCACAGGTGCAAGGGATTTGTGAATTACTAGGTTTTGAAGCCTATAATTTAGCTAACGAAGGGATGTGTGTCCTAAGTATAGCTAAAAATGACGCAAAAAAAGCCTTAGAACTTTTGCACGATAATGGCGCACCCAATGCGGCAATCATCGGCTACACCACAAATAAAAATCCAAAACGCGTGGTTTTAGAAACTGCATTTGGTGCAAAACGCTTTTTAGATTATCCCAGCGGTGAGCTATTGCCTAGAATTTGTTAA